The Salvia miltiorrhiza cultivar Shanhuang (shh) chromosome 2, IMPLAD_Smil_shh, whole genome shotgun sequence DNA window tgggtactcatttcgtggacggagggagtacctaaGAGAGGGTGGTACAATTTTATACCACTTTATAAtaagtggataaatatattatccttcaaaccaaataagatactccctccgtccacgaaatgagtacccatttcctttttggcaagtgtaccacacacatctctttaatttttttttgatcaattaaaaatctattaaaaaaCTGGGGCGGTACcaggagtaccaaaaacatcatACAAGTGGTGCGTACTcgacatctctttaattaatacactcaaaaagtgagacccttaaactatttatagtacactccatacatttcttaaaactcgtgccgtccacaaatgggtactcatttcgtggacggagggagtataataaatGTGATTCCcattttaaatgataaatttatacctcattatattatccctccaaatggagggataaaaagcaaacacaccctagatatatatagatgtatagATTGTGTGTAAATTAGAGAAAGATTGTTAAGTTGTAGATGTATAGATTGTGTGTAAATTAGAGAAAAATTGTTAAGTTGTGGTTGATAATGCGGAAAATGGAAATAAGAGGGGGCAAAGTGGAATTATTGTAAAGTATAAACATTTTGTAAGAAAGTAGCATGTTGAATGTAGATAAACCCCAACGCGACACAAGAGAAGAGATTGAGGAGGAGGTCGAGGTGAGCTGCTGCGTAGCTCCTGCTCCCTCATGTTGTAAATTGGAAAACCGTCGCCCATTTTGCACGTCTGTCAATGGATTTTCGACCAACTTCTCATAGGTGAACGCCTCTCCTTCGCATTACTTCGTCCCAACCCCTTTAATAAATGCCTTTTCTGCCCAACTTGTATTTACCTTCACGAATCCATCCTTCTATCTATCTGATTGCAATAGATTGATTAGTTGGTCTTCTCTGTATTGATTGTTGACGAGAGAGGCTAGGACATTCTTGAACTGAAGAATATAAAGCTTTAAAATTTGTATGATACTTGTTATGTGTTCTTACTTGGTGAACGATTTAATGTAAATTGATTTTCATGGTGAAGGCACCTTGAAGTGAATAAAGTCTAAGTCTTTTGCAAACCAAGACATGTGGACATCTTCTGATGTCTTGTGGGGAACCAGAGTCCAATATTCTGTGCTGCCATATTCGCCAAGCCAACAATGTAGAAAATGTACGGGAAAGCTCAAACCTCGTAATAGGAGAAAACCGGTATTTCAGTCATGGTTTGGGAAGAGAACTCAACGGTTCCTCCTTCCTGCTTTATCAAGAGGTATTGCTTGTATTCCTTGTAGTCATTAGAGTAAGATTTTGCTCCAATTTGTTGCTGAACACTCAAATGTGTCCAGTGATTTCACAGATGATGACAAGATTGCAAGATGTTGTGGAAGTTACTACTTGGCGTCCAACTTATTCTTCAGTGATTGCCAAGTTTCGTGTTCTCGTATTCCAAGGAATTCACACATTACTGAAGCTTTCCCAATAAGAGACCAGGTTGTTGAGGAACCTTGGCTATTGCAGCCATCCTTTGGGGCTCACCATTTTGCTGATATATATACTTCAAGTGATATTGATAATGAAAGAGAGATATTGAACTGCTCCAATGGTAGTCTTCAGAAATCAGAAATGTTAAATCAATCTAGCCATGGTGAGGATTTCAACCATAAGTCTAAGTATAATATGAATGAGATGGATATCTCCGAACATTCTGATTCTTTGTTAACGAATGATATGGTTGAGGAGCCTTGGATTTTCGAATCTGCGTGCTCTAGAGTCAAGGAGGTTCCAGGTGTGCTCAGGAATGAGTTGGTTAAAGATGAAGTTACTCAAAGTGCACTCAGTGAACCGCATCATCCCACACCTGAGAACCTGCTGCACGAGGAAGAAAATAGTAAAATGACAAAGGAGGACTCTGTTTCCACTGTCATATTGATCAATTCTTCCATATGTACTGTTCAAAGGATTGCTGTATTAGAAAATAATAAACTAGTTGAACTATTGTTCGAGCCTGTAAAAAACAATGTGCTATGTGATAGTGTATATCTAGGAGTAGTGACAAAGCTAGTTCCTCATATGGGTGGTGCATTCGTAAATATTGGCAGCCTAAGACCATCTTTCATGGATATAAAGCCCTATAAGGGACCATTTGTATTTCCTTCATTCCATGGCCCTATGGAGGAGACAGAGGTAAAAGACTCCATATCTGATAAACCTGGAGAACAGGCCGATTTTCCTGAAAATGGAGCCTTATCTACTGAAGGTGAAGAGCCAGATGAGGAGGAGTACGACCAAAGCTGATGATGAATTCATCAGTGACGAGTTTGAGCATCATGGGAATCAGACtaattttgatgttttagaTGTCATAAAGGAAAATCTAAAGTGGTAGCATTGTTGAGCATGGAGTTGACGATGAGAAACACAAGTATGTAGAGCATCTAAATGGAGAGGCTGACCAGCTGCAGAGTAGAAGCCAACCCCAGGATGCCAGCGTTAAGattaaagagaaaaaatggGAACAAGTTAAAAAGGGCTCTATGATAATTGTACAAGTTGTTAAGGAAGGATTGGGTACAAAAGGCCCCACATTAACGGCTTATCCAAAGCTGCGAAGCAGATTCTGGGTACCTAATACTTGGTGACCTCAACTTCTATGCTTAATGCTCCAGGATCTATATTTTCGAGCAAGTTGCTATAATTGTCTTTAATGCTGCAGGTACTGATGACTCGCTGTAAAACAATAGGAATTTCGAAGAAAATTTCTGGTGTTGAGCGAACACGATTACGACTTATAGCAAAAACTTTGCAACCACCCGGATTCGGGCTCACTGTAAGGACCGTTGCTTCTGGCCATTCATTGGAGGAATTGCAGAGAGATTTTGAAGGACTCCTATCAACATGGAAAAGTATAGTTGATCATGCAAAATCTGCTGCTCTTGCTGCAGACGAAGGTGTTGAAGGAGCTGTTCCTGTTATGTTGCATAGGGCAATGGGGCAAACACTTTCAGTAGTTCAAGATTATTTTAATGAGAAGGTGACTGCATTAAATCTGTCTCTCTCGATCAAAGTTTCATCTCCTTTATTGAGTTTTATGGTTTGCCTTACTTTTTGATTGTGAATCAAAGTCATAAGTCAATGCATCTGATCTCTTTAACTCTTTGTTTCTTTAGGTGGAAAGCATGGTAGTTGATTCTCCACGAACTTACCATGAGGTATGACAGCTGGTAGCTATTTGCATCATCCTAGTTACCAACCTAGTTGTGCATCTGAGAGGATGAGTATATGAAACTTCACCGATTAATTAGCCATACCATCTGAAAGGATAATTTACATGTTCCGACAAGTTATTATCTATTAAACCAGAAAGAAACTAATATGCTTCCTTTTATTCTGAATACAAGTTGTTGACTTCTTTGATATGTATCAGGTCACCAACTATCTTCAGGAGATAGCTCCAGACCTTTGTGACAGAGTTGAGTTATACAGCAAAAGgattcccctttttgatgaatACAATATTGAGGAAGAAATCAATAGCATTCTCACTAAAAGGTTAGTCTTGTTCCTTTATTTGTTTGCCTTTGTGTACTTTGAACATTATGCTTTTAGTCAGgtttaattttgtaaaattaCAATTGCATACTCTTACCCTAAAAAAGTCACTGTAGtatcctctttctctctcaatctAATGGGGTTTCAGCACCAACAAATGGTTGAAATGTATAGCAACAAGAATGAAGCTTAAATTTTTActgggaaaaagaaaaacaccaCCGAATGATTTAACTGGGTCACAGTCTTCAAGAATGTGAAAGTGATGAGTTTAGTTAACTTTACTACCATAGTGGACATGCCTCGTTTTGGTTCAAATCGTAAGTCTTGAAAAATCCACTCtgctttctttctttcatttattttcctGGAATGTATCTCTC harbors:
- the LOC131013067 gene encoding LOW QUALITY PROTEIN: ribonuclease E/G-like protein, chloroplastic (The sequence of the model RefSeq protein was modified relative to this genomic sequence to represent the inferred CDS: deleted 2 bases in 2 codons) gives rise to the protein MWTSSDVLWGTRVQYSVLPYSPSQQCRKCTGKLKPRNRRKPVFQSWFGKRTQRFLLPALSRDDDKIARCCGSYYLASNLFFSDCQVSCSRIPRNSHITEAFPIRDQVVEEPWLLQPSFGAHHFADIYTSSDIDNEREILNCSNGSLQKSEMLNQSSHGEDFNHKSKYNMNEMDISEHSDSLLTNDMVEEPWIFESACSRVKEVPGVLRNELVKDEVTQSALSEPHHPTPENLLHEEENSKMTKEDSVSTVILINSSICTVQRIAVLENNKLVELLFEPVKNNVLCDSVYLGVVTKLVPHMGGAFVNIGSLRPSFMDIKPYKGPFVFPSFHGPMEETEVKDSISDKPGEQADFPENGALSTEGEEPDEEEYDQSDDEFISDEFEHHGNQTNFDVLDVIKENLSGSIVEHGVDDEKHKYVEHLNGEADQLQSRSQPQDASVKIKEKKWEQVKKGSMIIVQVVKEGLGTKGPTLTAYPKLRSRFWVLMTRCKTIGISKKISGVERTRLRLIAKTLQPPGFGLTVRTVASGHSLEELQRDFEGLLSTWKSIVDHAKSAALAADEGVEGAVPVMLHRAMGQTLSVVQDYFNEKVESMVVDSPRTYHEVTNYLQEIAPDLCDRVELYSKRIPLFDEYNIEEEINSILTKRVPLDNGGYLVIEQTEALVSIDVNGGHCMLGQGTSQEKAILEVNLAAAKQIARESRLRDIGGIIVVDFIDMVDDSNKRLVYEEVKKAVERDRSTVKVSELSRNGLMEITRKRVRPSVTFMISEPCTCCQATGRVEALETSFSKIEHEICRLLSTMDQKADAENPKSWPRFILRVDRHMCNYLTSGKRTRLAVLSSSLKVWILLKVARGFNRGAFELKLLTDENPDKGQHDGAAISVLRPKEVLPNSPSRRVTLFPIKNWKTGRK